The window AACCGATTGGCTTACAATAATACCTACAATTACAATCTCCCAATTCAACTAAAATCAAGAACTCCGATTATAACATAATCGACAGATCCAAGATGAACTTCTAAAAGTAAACGGACTTTAGTACTTAGTTTTACAGATGAAATTATCCGAGTACGAGTACCCTGTTCCAGTTCTTATAGTACAGTGTTGATATCCTGGGCTATGTTTTGGGCATCCATGGCAGCTCCATACAATCCTTTTCGGGCCAGCCCAGAGCAATACAGCCCATTCAAACCTTTCCAATGATTCGGGTAACTGAGCTTTGAAAGCCCATTATCACCTAAAAGGTAATCATCTCCCTGCGCAAAAATAGTAaacatttatcttttttttttaaaaaaaaataaaataaacgggtttttattttgattaccTTGAGCCACGTTTTCGTGGATCTTTTGAACCCTGTGGCTAATACTATTGCATCGAAAGCAGATTCTTTCCCATCCTGAAATAGCACATTTGTGCCTCTAATTCTGTTTATTCCGGGTAATACCTATTTATGGACATCAAATACTTTCTTTAATTATACAAAATCAACTATTTAATACATCCCACTAACAAAATATGAACATATGATAACCTAAAATAAGGACGAACCTGAATCTGTCGGGACTTGATTTTTTGATATGTTCCAACATCGACAACCGGGTATCTTCCATACTTATCCTTCATAGCAAAAGGCCCTTCTTTTGGTCTCTCGATTCCATATTTACACAAATCTCCATACACAATTTTGCTCATCAAAACCAAGAGAGAGTCAACCCAATCCAAACTCAAGTACTTTAACAATACCAATCCCAAAGAAGTCATACTTCTTGATAACACGTGAATCTGCACTAGTAAACAtggatattattaaattattaaattgtatatTGAAAGAGAtgtcattttaatattttattggcTCATAAAAATACGTACCGGGCTTCGGACAACGACGGAGGTATCGGCACCATAGTTAGCAAGATCCAAGGAAATCTCCATGCCAGAGTTCCCACTGCCCACAACCAGAACACTTTTATCCTTAAACTTCTCCCCAGTTTTATACTGCGTCGAATGCAAAATCTCACCAGTAAAGCTCAGCAAACCCTCTATCTCAGGCCAGGAAGCGTCGCAGGATTCACCAGTGGCCACAACCAGAAACCTGGACCTGTACTCCTTCACTTCATCGGACCCCGTGCCAGAATCTCTAGCCTTGACATTCCATTTCCCTGCAACTTCATCGTATGCCGCCGCTTCCACCGCCTGCCGGAAAATGGGGTGGATCCTGAAATGTGAAACGTAGTCGTTCAAATACTGCACGAAATCCATTCTCGATAGATAAGTGGGGTAAGATGAAGGGATGGGCAGCAGGGGAAGCTCGCAGAATTGTTTGGCCAGGTGCAGATGGACCCGGTCGTAGGTGTATTTCTTCCAGATTGACGCGACGCAGTCTTCTCTCTCGAGAAGTATGTATGGGATTGAGAGGTTGCTTAGACACGCCGCCGTTGCTAGGCCGGAAGGCCCGCCGCCGACTATTATCACCACCGTTTCTTTAACCCTCTGCTCTGCCATGGAAGAAACTGTGACGAGAGTGATGCTTCTTCCTTGTTGTGATCGATTTATAATCTTATCTGACATTGTATATATAATCAATCTTATCGGTCAAATATGTTTTTCGCATCAAATCGATAGAATATTACTCGTTTTTTATTAATTACTATTCTTTTTTGAATAGCGTGAAGATTTACTAAATAGGTTGCattagtttaataaaaaaatctcatattaataataatatattttatttgagtaacaaataaaaaatattatttttttactattttggAGATGCGCCAGTGCATTAATCAGCACGGCAAGTTGCATGGTACCGAACATGATAATTTAAGAATTTGTGAAAAATGAACGGGAAATTGTGCTTAAGTCTCCAGTcgtagattttttttatgttcagtctctgggtatttttttagtgtcacattttcacatgaagtgtatcacattttcacatgaaatgtaccacattttgtatgacatagtaccacaattttgtgggtagggagtgaacccaaagaaatattttgattgaggatttttcaccaactttccaaaaaatgaaagatattaacaaacaaaatatttgatatgatttgtaAATTTCTAGTAGtactttattaaaattattttaataataaatttcaaataaccACAAATAtcattaataatttataaaatggtTGAAATTTATTAATAGTTTGAATAGGTTTAAACATattcttaattttaattcaatttttaaaacaaatttctaaaattttcaatataaaaCCAGTTACTTGGCAAGATATTTTTTTCCAATAAATGTCTCAAAAACTTGCCACCAGATTATTTCATTTCCAAGAATGCATGATCTCCCAACACATTTCCAAGTCTATTTGTTTACCTGTCGGAACCCCCGTCCCCCACCTTGGAGGGACACACGTCCACTTGTACTCTGCCTCCTGTCCCAGTTGtatgttttatgatttttatttatttaaataaaataatgaaatgatcTTGAAAATATTATAGAAGAAATTACcaaattaaaacataatttctataaaaaaaattcacgaagtctaagttttatttttaaaaaaaaattgagtagcCATTAAATAACTTGCGCCTTAATGGCATTTTTTATATgggaaaaatgttaaatataaattattatataggTAAACTAAGCTGGATCTATTGTTAGGtttacaatttaatgaaatataatgtGATACAAGTACCAGTTATTTTCTTACTTAATTAAAATGTTATGGTCGAGATTAGGGCAATCTATAATTAATGTGTGTGGGCACAAGTAGCCATCAAAGAATTAATTTGTAACAAATTTTGTATCATATAATATATGGTAACATATGTTCAAATATAATATCTAGACTTGATTAAAATCAAATGCAACAATTTTAACTATATTTTAGTTaaagatgtttttttttttcctgcatGAACTCTGATATAGTAATTATCagattgaaatataatttttttttaaaaactattgatgaattaaaattttaaaatacttaccatttcaaattttcttataatgatTTAAAAGATAGCATTATTGTGATAAATagttaattttgtttaattatttgaatatactaattgattttttttaaaagatgatattattattaagtCAAACGTATAACTTAACGTAATTAAATTAGACaacaacaatattttatttttgactgAAAATTTGGTGGATTTGGTGTTTTGggggaaaatgatttttttttaaaaaaattgagtataaaaatttcaaaaagtgAGTTTTTAGATTATTGGTATTATTACAGGAAATTAATATAATACGGATAGAACAATTAGATGATAAACGAACTATAAAAGTAATACGtataatatttatcaaataatatttgtaagagtaagtctcttgtgaaacggtttcacgaatttttatctgtaagacgggtcaactctaccgatattcacaataaaaaataatattcttagcctaaaaagtaatattttttcatggattactAAAATAAAAGATTAGACAAACGAAATTGattaatgacaaaaacttgtgtgagacggtctcacgggtcgtatttgNCTAAAATAAAAGATTAGACAAACGAAATTGattaatggcaaaaacttgtgtgagacggtctcacgggtcgtatttgtgagacggatctcttatttgggtcatccatgaaaaagtattactttttacgctaggagtattactttttattgtgaatatgggtagggttgacccgtctcacagattaaaatccgtgagacggtctcacatgagacccactcttgaTTAATGAGATCGTCTTACAGGAGTTTTTGTGTATTTGTAAAATGTGGAAAGAGTATGCATGACCAAGAGAAGTTGCGTAACTCGCGTTCGTGCCAAATTTTCAAAGATTAATCTTAGCTTTAAAAAGCCttaaaaaaagaaggaaaaaaaagtgAACTAAGCCATGTCAAAGTTTTGTTCGACACATTTGATCTTTTTAAGTTACTTAAAATGTACCATTAAATTCGACACGTGTGATAGCCTTGCTCGGACGATctaaaattttgacaaattgaatggaaaatatttaattgatatTTCTTTAATGGAAAAAGTgtagatttttatttattttgataaaagaAGATTGCTTCTACTATTTGTAAAGAGAGTTCGAAATGAtcttcttcaaaaaaatttgaattatatCGTTGATATAatcgtgagacgatctcatggatATATATCCATAAAAATGGTCGATTCAGTccatatataaaatgaaaaataataatttgaagtagaaaataaaaatctatataAATAGATTTAGTTTGTCTCAtataaaattgactcgtaaaACGATTTCATAAGAGTTTTTCTATCATTAGAGAAGATTTAATCATCTATATTTGTTGGAAAAAGGAAATAGAAACATAACACTACGAATATATTGAAAGCCGTGAATGAAATGCGAGTTCCGTAGTCAAGCCAAACCTTGGTTAAAGACTTTTCAAAATATACTTTGAACAAACACAATTACTTGCGTGTATAAATTTTTCAATtgaatactttttttaaaaataataataaaaatatgtagaTTTTTCAATcgaatacattttttttaaaaataattaatcataattGGAGTTAAAATATTATATCCTATGTTTGttataaattcaaatatataaatataataaatatttgtttttcatcaaataaactaaatcataatcgtaaaccgggtCGTTGCTAATGGGCCCTACCAAACAAGGCGGTAGCATTCATTTTTACTTTCAGCTACGCTGAACatcttttataattatttaatgggCCCATGTATCCGCGAACAGTTTTTGGTGTGTCGGATCGGCCCATTATATTTTAACCCAATAATTAAGATAACCCATCAGTCCATCAAATCATAGCCtttgtttaacaatttataGCAATTTAGACCCAAgttagggatgacaatgggtagggtatgagtcggatttcatacatccatccccatacccatttattaaattcatcctcatccccatacccatacccatcggatattgaatttcatccccatccccatacccatcggattatcggatatccataccctacccaaatacccaattatcatatacNCCTTAAGCTTCAAAATATAGCAACAATAGAGCCTTCACCATTTTACAGTATCCAGCTTAACTAAAATACCTATTTTACcccatgatatatttatttgattNCAAACATTCTTGAATACACAATCGGAAGTCACAAAACTCCCCAACAAGATGAAGTTTAAGGTTAAAAAAGCAGTAAAATCGACCTGTAAATGTCATCAAGGTAGAACTAGAGAGTGTGCTGTGACTTCTGAGGCAACATAAGATCGAAACAGAAAATGATACACGCACACACATAAACAGATGTTAAGATCAAGATCTAACAGAATTGAGCGACAAGAAACTTCAGCGTCTTTTAAGTAACAAGAAACAGCTTGTTTCatcatcatcaacctcaagttGTTTTCATACCAGGATTTAGTAACAAAAGCTTTGTTCAGGGTATCATGGAATTGTCCCACCAGCTTCCAAGATCTGTCGCTCCAGCTACATATATTAAAGGCAATTACTTTACGATATTGTGGTTTTAGGATACAGGATTTGAAAATAAGTACagtaaaaaaattgttattagGTGAcatgtttagaaaaatatatagaaaGCAAGCCAATGGATAGGGCATTGAAAGGAAAAAGTGGGGCAGAGGAGAGCATCGACTAGTCATTCCTGGAAGTACGCGATATATAAAATCTGACAAATAAACCACATTATTTAGGAAGTACGCAAGGTTGTGCTTCAATCGATGAATTTGATTTGGAGGAACGGATTTGACTTGAGGAATGATTTAAtagataaatttcaaatgacacaTATCTCGGGTGGATTTTATTATGGAAAATGCATGACTTGATATTGAGTAGATTCGAAATTCACTTGACTTTTATAAATCAAAGCAAGTCAAGGAAATTGAAAGTCAATGGTTATGAAATCCATCGCTCATTCCATGCACGACCTAAAAGAACACTAGCAAGGGGATATCAAATTGTATGATGTGATCATACAGAACCATAAGGATTCCAAATATTTACCCGAATCATAGTTTCCAGCTTGTTCTTCACAATATAGTACTCATGTTTCACTTGCTGCAAACACTTCAAGCACCTGCACAAAAAGTTACTCGGTCTTACTATGTGACACAAAGATTAATGCATCCTGAAAAAAAGATTGTATTTTGCGAGTCAAACCCCGCATCGATGATAGGTAGACAAGGAAAATAGACTTCTGAACATAGTTACTAGAAATGCAAGCCTTACTTAGGCACATGCATTTCATCAAGCCTAGGTGCATGGTGAAGCATCAGCTTCCCTACAGTGAGACACCCCAACAATATTACCTGTACATTTAGGTTGTGATTAAAAAGTGAAGAGcttttttttttgagtaaaaAGTGCAGAGATTTTAAAGTGCACCAAGAGGGCAGAGCTTTAGAGACACTTAAACGAAAGGCCAAGTGTTGGCTTGTGTCCAGCCACAAGGGCTGAGCCTCAAGCTTATGGTTCTTGACACTTGTGGTGTAGCTGGTAATGGAGGCTGGTACTTTTATGCGGTCCACAGGGCCGTGCAATGGAATGACAGGTATTATTTTTTGTCTATAGCGTTGCTTCAAATAAGATATGATAACACAACATATCAGGATTGTTATGTATtgtaagcaaaaaaaaaaaaaatgcacatGATTGTTTACATAGGGATCTGGAGTATTTAACAGTTCATACAAAAGTTACCGTGGAGCATATGATTCCAATCAATTTTCCAGTTGAGTTGGTCCATATTAGCAGTTACCACATTGTTTCAGAGAAACATTTTATTCCAATGAGAACAAACAAGACCATAGTCTAATTTTCCACATTGAGTGTAAAAGGGTACTGTCTGATTTTCCAGATTTCGTTTGAGTACTGATAATGTGAACCGCTTGGCCATGAGTAAGGATAAGAATGGATCTAAAAAATTATCCCAAATGCAGAAAGAGGGCGTAGGCAAGGTAACAAGTCAATGACCACTTCATCAATTCAACACTATAATAGAACACTTCGAAAATCAACAATTTCACAACTCTTTCTTGGAATAACTTTCTGACTAATGCATGTAGATTacgagaaaatgaaaaatgatcaCAAAGATGAGCTTACCCATCCAGGTTCTTCTGCTCGCAGAAGCCTCTGAAGGCAACACACATATTCTTCACTCTTTGCGCACCTATACTGTTATTTCGACCAAATATCACATAAAAAGATCAGAAAAGAACAAAACCCAGgaaaacaatttcttgaattgtTCACTCAATGGCCAATCAGGATTGCGACCAGATCTAGTTGCCATGCAAATTGACTGACTAAACCATACCACAAAACATCAAATATAGCAAAAGGATGTACCTGGAACTGCTACCCTTGAACTGATGAACATGGGCATCAATTTGCTTAAAATCCACGACGTGCTGTTGACTACAAAGTCGAAGTCAAAATTAACAgaaaatcgaaaattaaaaCGTCAGTAAAATCGAAATTCCggattccaaaaaaaaaatcatgataaaAATGAAACTCACAGGGCAGTGGTTAAATTATTCATAAGCTTTTCAGAATCCTCAAAGTAAAGCGAAACCACTTCCACGACAAAATATGGGTTGCCCTCATCTTGCAGCTTCTGCAACTGTACAAACTGATCATCCAAGAATCCCTTTTTCccacaataaaaaaatcaagaaaatgccAGATTGAATGAATTAGAGGTGCCGCATTAAAAAAATCAGCAAAAATACCAAGAAGCCAATAATTTCTCGGGGGAAAACAGTAAAAAAGATTAATCAAACCAGTGAAAATTCACCTCACGATAGAGGGAAGCAACAAAGTCAACATATCGTCCCCGCAACAGCCCCACATTCTCCATGGCTCCCCAGATTTTTTGCTCTTTCCCGTACCACTCGACTCGACCGGACCCAATGAAAAGTATCTATTTTGTCACTGAAAGGACCGCACTTTTCTTTGAACTAGCAGATCTCTCGATAAGCCTAAGAAATGCAGGCGTTTATGTTAGCATAATTATGGGCAGTTTAAAAGAGGGCTGTATAAAAAACCTAACTTCCCAAAATTAAGATTCTTGGATCTAATTGGATGAGATTATTTCAGAGatgtaattaatttttgaatattaatttgtAGATATTTTACTATAATTAAGAATAATTTCGTTCTATAAATTCTTAAAAACTTTAACAttgtatgtttatttaattagcACGAAATACATTTTGTGAAAATTATATGTACGACCACATGCACCTTCATTTCCATAACATTTTATgcttatttatttcaaaaatagtcaagcttattaaaaaatttttttaaatatttatgcacAAAAATTGTTTTCCCCATAAGCgattctttatttgtttttttggcAACTATATTAAATTTCTGCGACGTGCCCCAACTTGGGACACTGAAATTTAGTTGTTATCTTCGTTCATATTTCCCACCTAAGAAATGATTTATACAACGAGATGGCTTGaataaattttcgtttttggaattttttagaATGTTGAAAATGAACTTTCCATTTTAATAAGTAAATGTCAAAAACAGTTTCCGTTTTCCATCAGGCATTAGGTCAATAACGTATTTCACATAATCAACACCCCTACTTACCGCATTCTTCCACCTACAAAATTATTGTTCATGATTTcctttttaaaatttactaaaGTACTTATAAAGTGTGAACTAGAGGTACAAATGAACCAATTGATTTGCAAACTTTTCGACTCGattagaaaaatatttgatttatattcgaGCTTATAGAATTCGAACCGAACTCGggcattttttaaatttttttatagtcGAACTCgcgattaaattattttgttcgatagttcGCGAGCTGCTtgcaaactttaatattttattaatataatataattatatattaaataaataaaattcgagcCTTTCGAGACTATTTTCGAGCAATAGTTTGAATAGTTTCTTAACATATTCGAATCTTTCTAACCAATTCGAGATTTAATTCGAACCAAATTcgaatcaaatttttaaaaaattttgaacttcgAATCGATCTCAAACTCGAATAAAACTAATGCGAGCCGAATTCGAGTCTTCAAATTTTCATCATATTTTACTCAATTCGATTGTTTACACCTCTATtattaatgaaataataaaatgtgATTAATTCTAAAAACTATCGCATTCATGTCGTGGGATCACACGAAAACTAGCCctcaaatcaaaatatcattgtcttaaaaatgaaacaaaatataaaatatacattataaactttattaaaaataaaaaagtaccATCAATAgagttgaataaaaaatataaatagaaaaactatccaaacaaataaaaagcaatatatatatataaatgttaaaagaaaaaatttactgtaaaaagtaaaaatctcaaactcacaaaatatattaaactacacactttataaaattgtCTACTCAATtatgtttttcttcacaaattgagagacctatttataaaatttctttgaaaataatccaaaaataaatacatcatcacacactaattttcaatatttaccaCTCTTATTTTCAAGACTCaatcttttattttcaacaGAACATGTGTTTTAACTTTACTTAAATATTAGCCGTACACTGTATTTAAAAATACACTTACGAAACAAATATTGCAAAAGGTTCATGTGAGATGAAAGTAAAACAACCATGTTTAATGGAGTAACAAAGTTTTTAAATAAAGCAAACCCAAAAAACATTAGATAGTGATCACCCAACTAATCTAATAATATAACGAGATATCCAGTAAACGAAATGTGATTTGTCTGCTTTCCATttctttttcatcttttttgtttaattaaaaaatgtcaATACAGATGGGAACCGACCTGAGCAGGAACAATAAATAAACTGTACATGATTGAGTGAGCGTCCCCAAACAAAACAAATGTAAATCCTAACCCCTGAATCAAATCCATAATTTTACATGATGCACCCTTTCCAGATTTCAAGAATTGCTAATTGACAAACATGAATATACACACAAATAGGGACAAGCATGGGTTATCGCTTACGTAGTATCGTGCTCGAGTTCCATTGTCAATAGTAGGTTCGTGAATATTTACTCTGTATGATCACCTGCGATTAATGCAAGAATTCAAGCTAAGATTTGACACATGAACTGGAATTGACAAATAGGCCATGAATTAAAAAGAAACGGGATGGTGGCGTTTTTGCTGTAGAGTATTACCATCTTCGGAAAAATCAAACATCCCACCGATCCATCCTTCCTCAGATTTTTCCTCCTCATCGTGAGTGTTGCTAGCACCAGTGTCATCCACTTCTTCGGTTGCAGCTTCAGTTGAGTCGTGGTAATCGCCTAACTCTGGCTTACTGCAGTAGCCTTCCTTGAAGAAATGCCCAAAATCTACTGTTTTCTCCATCCCTGCAGGCATAAAAACATCGGGTCTGTATTTTACCACATTTAATCATGAAATCTTATTTCTGGAAGGAAAATACCACTAAAGGCAGTGTTAGAAATTGTAAAATCAGTGGAGGAAAAGGGGGAGATGGGCCTAGATTTTTGACCCTTCTCTCTTTACTATGTTTAAGGGATTTGCAGAATGGCCAAGTAGTATAAGAGTTCTATCAAAGTTCTGGTATTCAAAATCAAGAGAATTCTCTATTCTCTAGACGATTGTGGTTGTGGTGAAAATGGGAAGAAAATGAACTTCGCACTTGATGCGATAGAGTACATCAGTTAATACATAAACTTGTCTGGTCTTCTAATTTCAGGAGGGGAACTGCCTGCGAATTAAAGGCAAATAAAACATCCACAAGCTTGGCAGAAGAACTTGTCACCGCCAAATGCAACCAGAAAAAAACGAAGCTTCTTACATTCAGGTAAGAGAAACATAAGCTAAATAATTTCACAAGTATGCTGCACAAAAggcatttatgaaaaaaaaaaaagtatcttACCTCCTGATTTTTCAGTAGAACTATCTGCTGGTGGATTTGAATGAGAAATAAAACGCAGGCCACCAGTTGTCTCTCTAGCTTGACAACGATCAGTGGAAGCACTATGATGTCGTCCTTCAGAGGACATGGATCTACATTAAACAACCAAGTAAAATACAAATGTAAGTACATAAACCAGGACTGCTGTTCCTACTTTCAAATGTAAGTACATAAACCAGGACTGCTGTCCCTACTTTCAGTATTGGATGATATATATTATTCGAGGGGGAGGTAAAGAAGAGAAAAGGGTAACCTGTAGCCAGCTCATAAAGTACCATTATGAAAAAGGACGCATTACAAAATGACCACGATAGATTGATTTCTTGGACATTTAGTGAAATATAGTAGACGAGAGAATATTCCATTCAAACTGGAAATTCGCAGCAATTCAATGTACAAACCAAACAAGAAGACATAATCAAGAATGCATAAGAACCAGAACCAAGGATAAGATATTCACCGGCTAGTCCATCCAGGCCTTGCACTAGAGTAATGGTCAAATACTGGCAACAAATCTTTGTGTCTTATCTCCAATTCATGTGAAGCCAACATCTCAATTTCAAACTCACCACCAAAATAACATTCGGCTCTTGGAGGTTCCATTGCATGGAAATGTATCTAGCAAACCATTCAAATTACTTACAGAAACCCACAATAAAACACGAAGGCATCAGTAATTCATGAATGCATACCTTCGACTTTTGCCATATGGGTAACCTGCAAGAGTTTATTTGCACTTCAGCACTAGACAGATACCAGGGTGTTCTCTCTGCAGATTTCATCGTGTCGCTCTTTACCAATTTCTTCTCCCCAGAAAACTCCTCCTGGGAACCAATTCTAGAGTTGTCAAGATAAGCGTTCTCTCCATCAAAGATGCCAGATACACATTCTTCAATTTCCAGATCATCTAGTCTTCTGCAAACATCCCACCATTGTGTAGGGTCAACTTTCACTCTGAATTCCTCATGTTGTGGGTTCACTTGTGCAGTTGACCAGGAATTGGTTCTACACTCGCTCAGTTCAACCCCTAATGATGATTGAATTTCATGTTGAACAACAAAGCCTGATGGGGTATAGACTAAGATGTGCTCCAACGCATTGGAGCTCGAAAGAACATCCAAAGAACCAGTAGACTTAGGATTGTGAAAAACAGCAGCAATAGCTCCAGATGGTACACTTGTCTTCCCAACCACTGAAGCAGCAACGTTGCTTACTGAATTAAGTAAGCCCAAGTCACTGCATTTTATCCGGGTGACGATAGAAGGGGTGCAAGTAGGTGGAGGAGAACAATGTTGCTCATTTGTGGTGAAAGATGAAGTAGACCACCACGGTGTAGATGAAGCTAAAAACAGTAAGGTACCTTGCTCATGAGTCTGTAAAGCTTGGATACCATCATCCCC of the Primulina huaijiensis isolate GDHJ02 chromosome 1, ASM1229523v2, whole genome shotgun sequence genome contains:
- the LOC140969471 gene encoding probable indole-3-pyruvate monooxygenase YUCCA10 produces the protein MAEQRVKETVVIIVGGGPSGLATAACLSNLSIPYILLEREDCVASIWKKYTYDRVHLHLAKQFCELPLLPIPSSYPTYLSRMDFVQYLNDYVSHFRIHPIFRQAVEAAAYDEVAGKWNVKARDSGTGSDEVKEYRSRFLVVATGESCDASWPEIEGLLSFTGEILHSTQYKTGEKFKDKSVLVVGSGNSGMEISLDLANYGADTSVVVRSPIHVLSRSMTSLGLVLLKYLSLDWVDSLLVLMSKIVYGDLCKYGIERPKEGPFAMKDKYGRYPVVDVGTYQKIKSRQIQVLPGINRIRGTNVLFQDGKESAFDAIVLATGFKRSTKTWLKGDDYLLGDNGLSKLSYPNHWKGLNGLYCSGLARKGLYGAAMDAQNIAQDINTVL
- the LOC140989572 gene encoding histidine-containing phosphotransfer protein 1-like isoform X2; this encodes MENVGLLRGRYVDFVASLYRELQKLQDEGNPYFVVEVVSLYFEDSEKLMNNLTTALQQHVVDFKQIDAHVHQFKGSSSSIGAQRVKNMCVAFRGFCEQKNLDGCLKCLQQVKHEYYIVKNKLETMIRLERQILEAGGTIP
- the LOC140989572 gene encoding histidine-containing phosphotransfer protein 1-like isoform X1 produces the protein MENVGLLRGRYVDFVASLYREGFLDDQFVQLQKLQDEGNPYFVVEVVSLYFEDSEKLMNNLTTALQQHVVDFKQIDAHVHQFKGSSSSIGAQRVKNMCVAFRGFCEQKNLDGCLKCLQQVKHEYYIVKNKLETMIRLERQILEAGGTIP